The window AATTTCAGCCGCACGGATGAATTTATACCATGTTGTCGGAATAAAGATAATTCTGCGTCGTCGCCGACTGAAGATCGGTTTCGGTAATTTTTGTAACGGATTCAGGATGAGCTGATAATATTGCCGGTTACTTTTACGATTGGGCATCTCGTCGGGAAAGAGCTGCTGTCTATAGACTTTACGAACTCGAATGACTTTCGTATAATAGCTGATTGAATAGGCTTCCGCTCCGAACACTTTTGTTTGATAGAAAGCTATCCACTGCGGCGGCCAGCGATTTTTCAGCCATTTATGCGCACTGCTGACCGGGATACGATACCAGTGTCGGTCATGCACGATGGAGAAGTCCCGTTTATTATTGAGCAGAGCGATTAAAACTTCACCTTGATCAGACATTGATTTTGTATCGCAATCCTGCGGGTTCGAGTATAAGCAATCGCTTTATTCTATGATTGCAAGAGGCTTTTTATGCGTAATGACCACGGCGGGTTAAGGTATTGCGTTGTTCTGTTTATGTCAAGAAAAAAGCAGGTTGGCTTACTTGGCAGCCGGGTAGGATGCAGCACCAGCACAAAAAAGATGCATGGAATGCAGTATCCTGCCAAAGGAAAAAAGTAAATCCAGGTGATTAATTATGCAGGATAAACCGCTATTTCACGGGCGGCTGAAATACGATGTGTTTTTCAAGAAAATTTTTTATCAGAAACACATCCTGAAAGCTTTTCTTAATGCTGCATTAGCACCCGAATTGTCATCTCCCATTGTTGATCTTTCCTATGAACCCACAGAATTTATTATCACGGGACCGGCAAAGCTCATTCAGAAAACAAAGCATGATGTCATAGACGTTTTTTGCATCACCGAGCAGAATCAACGAATTCTTGTGGAACTGCAAAAAGGTACTGATGCACGGGCAATGGCACGGTTTCTTGATTATCAGTGCCGAAACTATTCCAGTCAATTTCAAACCGGCTCGGAATATAACGAAGTTCTTTCGTGCTACAGTATCTGCTGGTTCTTCGAGTTGCAGCCGCCTCATAAGCGAATCAAAGAAATTATCAGACTAACATCGGACTGCAAAAAAACAGCGTGGGATTTTGCTTGGGAGATCATCGCGCTCTATCCGAAAAATATCCCTGAAAGCCATATTAAGCGGCAGCAGGTTAATCAGCTTGAAGAGTGGCTCCTTCTTGATGTTGTTCAGGACATGGACACAGCCCGTACAATGCACGGGTTGTTGCGCACGCAGGAAGTCAAGGAGGCATTCAGTCAAATGGATTTATCAGACTTGTCTGAAGAGCAGATCCGGCGTATTATTTTTGAGGAACAATATGCGGAGAATGTAGATTTATATGAGGAAAAACTGCGCGAGCGGGAAAGAAAAAACAAGGTTGAGATCGCTAAAAAATTATTGGCGCAGGGTGTTCAGATCGACGTTGTTGCCCGTTCGACCGGAATAGAAGCGCAGGAATTAGAGAAGATCAAGCAGTCATTAGGTCAATGATTTCCGGTCAGATTAAAGAGTAGCCGGGTGGGCGGCTCCGCACAAAAAATGGGGCATGGAATGCATCCTGCAAGTCTGTTATATTTTGCCGATCGAGATAAAATGAAATGAAAAAACTTGATTATCGCAATCAGGCCTTGAAAATTCTGCCGTGGGTTTGTGCAAAGTGCGGTCGTGATTTTTCAGGCAAAAAACTTCGCGAGCTGACGGTCCATCACAAAGATCATAATTATAAAAATAATCCTCCAGACGGCAGCAACTGGGAGCTGTTGTGCCTGTATTGTCATGATAACG is drawn from Candidatus Electrothrix rattekaaiensis and contains these coding sequences:
- a CDS encoding Rpn family recombination-promoting nuclease/putative transposase, translating into MQDKPLFHGRLKYDVFFKKIFYQKHILKAFLNAALAPELSSPIVDLSYEPTEFIITGPAKLIQKTKHDVIDVFCITEQNQRILVELQKGTDARAMARFLDYQCRNYSSQFQTGSEYNEVLSCYSICWFFELQPPHKRIKEIIRLTSDCKKTAWDFAWEIIALYPKNIPESHIKRQQVNQLEEWLLLDVVQDMDTARTMHGLLRTQEVKEAFSQMDLSDLSEEQIRRIIFEEQYAENVDLYEEKLRERERKNKVEIAKKLLAQGVQIDVVARSTGIEAQELEKIKQSLGQ
- a CDS encoding YajD family HNH nuclease, which codes for MKKLDYRNQALKILPWVCAKCGRDFSGKKLRELTVHHKDHNYKNNPPDGSNWELLCLYCHDNEHSRFLDAEWLPTHNADNEKTATVSQTPFANLDKLLSGKKNSKSEE